The Ictalurus punctatus breed USDA103 unplaced genomic scaffold, Coco_2.0 Super-Scaffold_100, whole genome shotgun sequence genome has a window encoding:
- the LOC128629738 gene encoding E3 ubiquitin-protein ligase UBR2-like isoform X2, which produces MAPVHVMVLWCVGPRRWRARGGERRQMEMCILCHEAQEILPDGTAMVLAAFVQRSTVMSKNRKRPPHNPESYDPLFMHPDLSFGTHTGSCGHIMHSHCWQRSLNINDANREEKYNSVYEAVLHGADDGMSGLDYG; this is translated from the exons aTGG CCCCAGTTCATGTGATGGTGCTCTGGTGTGTGGGACCTCGTCGTTGGCgtgccagaggaggagagaggaggcagaTGGAGATGTGTATCCTGTGTCACGAAGCGCAGGAGATCCTACCTGATGGCACCGCCATGGTGCTCGCTGCCTTTGTCCAACGCTCTACGGTCATGTCCAAGAACCGCAAAAGACCCCCTCACAATCCAG AGAGCTATGATCCCCTCTTCATGCACCCTGACCTGTCCTTTGGTACCCATACCGGCAGCTgtggccacatcatgcactctcactgctggcagag GTCTTTGAATATCAATGATGCAAACAGGGAGGAGAAATATAACAG CGTGTATGAAGCAGTGCTGCACGGAGCAGATGACGGAATGTCTGGACTGgattatggctga
- the LOC128629738 gene encoding E3 ubiquitin-protein ligase UBR2-like isoform X1: MAPVHVMVLWCVGPRRWRARGGERRQMEMCILCHEAQEILPDGTAMVLAAFVQRSTVMSKNRKRPPHNPESYDPLFMHPDLSFGTHTGSCGHIMHSHCWQRSLNINDANREEKYNRFGGSVFEVPLHYDKPAFESETRS, from the exons aTGG CCCCAGTTCATGTGATGGTGCTCTGGTGTGTGGGACCTCGTCGTTGGCgtgccagaggaggagagaggaggcagaTGGAGATGTGTATCCTGTGTCACGAAGCGCAGGAGATCCTACCTGATGGCACCGCCATGGTGCTCGCTGCCTTTGTCCAACGCTCTACGGTCATGTCCAAGAACCGCAAAAGACCCCCTCACAATCCAG AGAGCTATGATCCCCTCTTCATGCACCCTGACCTGTCCTTTGGTACCCATACCGGCAGCTgtggccacatcatgcactctcactgctggcagag GTCTTTGAATATCAATGATGCAAACAGGGAGGAGAAATATAACAG GTTTGGAGGCAGTGTGTTTGAAGTGCCACTGCACTACGATAAGCCCGCCTTTGAGAGTGAAACTCGCAGCTAG
- the LOC128629738 gene encoding E3 ubiquitin-protein ligase UBR2-like isoform X3 has product MAPVHVMVLWCVGPRRWRARGGERRQMEMCILCHEAQEILPDGTAMVLAAFVQRSTVMSKNRKRPPHNPESYDPLFMHPDLSFGTHTGSCGHIMHSHCWQRSLNINDANREEKYNRDGC; this is encoded by the exons aTGG CCCCAGTTCATGTGATGGTGCTCTGGTGTGTGGGACCTCGTCGTTGGCgtgccagaggaggagagaggaggcagaTGGAGATGTGTATCCTGTGTCACGAAGCGCAGGAGATCCTACCTGATGGCACCGCCATGGTGCTCGCTGCCTTTGTCCAACGCTCTACGGTCATGTCCAAGAACCGCAAAAGACCCCCTCACAATCCAG AGAGCTATGATCCCCTCTTCATGCACCCTGACCTGTCCTTTGGTACCCATACCGGCAGCTgtggccacatcatgcactctcactgctggcagag GTCTTTGAATATCAATGATGCAAACAGGGAGGAGAAATATAACAG AGACGGATGTTGA